TCCCTGAAGGAGAAGGAAAACCAATGAAAGAAACACAACCGACTACAAACAACGTTCTTTCCTATACAGAAGTGGCCTCTCCCATAGGTCAGCTTGTCATCGTTGCAACCCGGCGTGGACTTTGCAACATTTCTTTTGGGACTTTTGAGCAGAATCAAGATCAACTGCAAGCCTGGGCTTCGCGTTATTATGGCAAGGTCCAGCATGAATGGCAGGAGGACGCCTCACAGTTGGCGCCGGTTGCCGAGCAGCTCACCCAGTATTTTGGCCGCAAGCTTGAGCGTTTTGAGGGGGACATCGATTTGCAGGGAACGGACTTTCAGAAACGTGTTTGGACGGCACTGCTGGACATTCCGTATGGCAAGACAGCATCCTACAAAGATATTGCCCAAGCCATCGGCTCACCCAAAGCTGTAAGGGCTGTAGGCGGGGCCAATAATAAAAATCCAATTCCGGTCATCATCCCGTGTCATCGAGTGATTGGCGCAAGCGGTGAACTCGTTGGCTACGGCGGAGGGTTGGATATCAAAGTGTGTTTGCTGGATTTGGAACAACCCAAGACGA
Above is a genomic segment from Paenibacillus sp. HWE-109 containing:
- a CDS encoding methylated-DNA--[protein]-cysteine S-methyltransferase, which codes for MKETQPTTNNVLSYTEVASPIGQLVIVATRRGLCNISFGTFEQNQDQLQAWASRYYGKVQHEWQEDASQLAPVAEQLTQYFGRKLERFEGDIDLQGTDFQKRVWTALLDIPYGKTASYKDIAQAIGSPKAVRAVGGANNKNPIPVIIPCHRVIGASGELVGYGGGLDIKVCLLDLEQPKTTTPSYD